The window CGGACATCGTGCAGGCGATCACGGGTGCGGAGCAACGGGAGGCCGCTCGAACGGCCGTGTTCGTTGCGGCGGGTGTCGGTGGGGCCGCAATCGCGGCCGTCGCGGTCATCATCGCCAGCGCGCGATCCGACCGAAATCTCGTCCGTGAAGCCGTCACCAAGGTCAGTTCCGACTCCTACGCTACTTACATCGCTGGTCTCATCGAGCAGTTTACTGGCGACGTACAGACCGTCGCAAGCGACCGAGCGGCCTTCGCTCGTGTCGGCGCGAGTAGCCTTGCCATCTGGACGCTCGACGTGTTGACCGCGATCCTCGTGTTGGTTGCCTTCCCCAGCGTCTCGCTCGATCCCGTGACGTTGATCGCCGTCGGCTTCTTCGCGGTGAGTGTGGGCAACCTCGCGAAGGTGCTCCCGCTCTCGCCCGGCGGTGTCGGCCTATACGAAGCTGCGTTCACCGTCTTCGTTGCTGGTCTGACGCCTATCGCGTGGCCAGTCGCGCTCGGTGCGGCGATTCTCGACCACGCGGTAAAGAACATCGTGACGCTCGTCGGCGGTGTCGGGTCGATGTTCTCGCTCAACGTCTCGCTCACGCAGGCAGTCGAGGAGGGACGTGACGTGTCGGTCGAATCCGAAACCCCATCGCTCGACGACTGAAATATTCCGGTTTGCGCTTTTAGTGTCAGTAAAATTCCGTGACGAACGGGGCGAGCGCCCCAGCGACTGCGTGCTCTAACGCTTCCTGTCGGTCGATGATTCCACTCGTGAGTGCGCCTGCTGCACCCTTCTTTTTCGCTACCTCGGACTCGCCGAGAACGTCGTCCATGATCGGTCCGAGCTCCTCACCGTCTCGAATCCGACGGGCGACGGAATCCGGGAGTTGGAGGCGTGAGCCTGCTCCTCGTCCGACCGTCTCGCCGTCCGTCACCGCGGCCCACATTATAAGGAAGAGGCCGTTCGAACCGGGTACGTCTGCAACGCCACCTTCCAGTCCGATTCCGAGATCGAACTCGGACGCACTACGACGAGCGCGACGTGCACGGGTTTCCGCCCCTTCGACCGTCTCCGCTTCACCGAACGGTTGTTCCGCGACACCGGACTCGACGGCCACCGACTCGACGATGACTCGTTCGGACATGACTCGTTCGGACATGACTCGTTCGGACATGACTCGTTCGGACGTTTCACCGAGGTTGTCGAACACGGCCTCGACTGCGGCGATTTTCACTGGGTTCCGACTACCGACACCGACTCGCATGGTTCCCATCTGTCGTCCGCCGGATTTGGTGTTTTCTACTTCATCGCCGATGGATGGAGCGTCGCGGCCATCGTCTCGATTCCTTCGATGAGTCGCGGACTCGGCTGGTTCAGGAGGGAGTCATCGAGTACGTGAACCGCACCGCGATTTATCGCGGGAATCGACCAATCGCGGTTCAGCACGATTTCGGGGTCGCTTCGCTCACCGTGGCCACAGACGTGGAGAAAAACGTGTTCTGGTTGGCTTTCTTCGAGCAGGAAGCGCTCGACTTCGGACGACCGCTCACCGGGTGACAAAAACGGATACCGACCCCCTGCGGCACGAACCGCGTCCGGAACCCAATTTCCAGCGGCCGTCGGCGGGTCCGACCACTCCTCGCAGTAGACGACTGGTCGCGGACAGTCCGCGACCAGTCGTCGAACATGCTCGATGCGACTTCGCGCACGCCGGGCGAGGTTGGCTCCCTCCTGTGGACGACCGATCGCGTGTCCGAGCGTGGCGAACGACTCTATCACGTCACCCAATGTTCGTGGTTCCACGTGGACGACTCGATGGCCTCGTTTCTGCAACTCGTCACGAACGTCCACCTGTAGCGGGTCAGCAGTGAGTACGAGGGTGGGGTCGTGCGCTTCGATCGCTTCGAAATCCGGATTCAACCAACCGCCGACTACCGGAGCATCGACCGGGCAATGATGCGTGACGCCGACGACTCGCTCCGTTGCATCGAGTTCACGAAGCGTTTCGCTCGCACTCGGCGCGAGTGAGACGATGCGGTCTGCTGTCATCGGTATCCCCTTGTTTCGAACTGGAGTAAATGTTGTCTTACCGTGCGGAAATGGGGGCTTAAATATTTCGCTCGCCTGACGCTGGATGGCTATTTCACGCCCCGTGTGACTGTTTCACGAACTCCCCGTCGTCCAAAAACGAATTCTTTAAGTATGTTTCGTCCTAACGGCAGGTTAAGAGTAGCGGCCCCGGGTTTTTCAGGTTTTTCCCTGCCCGGTAGCCGACGCGCCCTCCCCAGGGAGGAGTGTTTCACATGCCAAAAACGTCAATCAGAACGAGAACCGACGAATCCGAAGTAGAAGAGCAACGAAACGAGGGTCAAAGCTGTCCGGAATGCGGTGGCAAACTCGTCGCCGATTCGGGTCACGGCGAAACCCTTTGTGAGGACTGTGGACTGGTCGTCGATGAAGACAATGTCGACCGTGGACCGGAGTGGCGTGCCTTCGACGCCAAGGAGAAAAACGAGAAGTCCCGCGTCGGTGCGCCGACGACGAACACGATGCACGACAAGGGACTGTCGACCAACATCGACTGGCGGAACAAGGACGCCTACGGGAATTCACTCGGCTCTCGCCAGCGCGAGAAGATGCAGCGACTTCGCAAGTGGAACGAGCGGTTCCGCACCCGCGACAGCAAGGAGCGCAACCTCAAGCAGGCGCTCGGCGAAATCGACCGGATGGCCTCCGCACTCGGTCTGCCAAACAACGTGCGCGAGATGGCGAGCGTCATCTATCGGCGCGCGCTGAACGAGGACCTCCTGCCGGGACGTTCCATCGAGGGCGTCTCGACGGCCTGTGTCTACGCCGCGGCGCGACAGGCCGGTGTTCCGCGCAGTTTGGACGAAATCACGG of the Haladaptatus caseinilyticus genome contains:
- the yjjX gene encoding inosine/xanthosine triphosphatase translates to MGTMRVGVGSRNPVKIAAVEAVFDNLGETSERVMSERVMSERVMSERVIVESVAVESGVAEQPFGEAETVEGAETRARRARRSASEFDLGIGLEGGVADVPGSNGLFLIMWAAVTDGETVGRGAGSRLQLPDSVARRIRDGEELGPIMDDVLGESEVAKKKGAAGALTSGIIDRQEALEHAVAGALAPFVTEFY
- a CDS encoding transcription initiation factor IIB, which produces MPKTSIRTRTDESEVEEQRNEGQSCPECGGKLVADSGHGETLCEDCGLVVDEDNVDRGPEWRAFDAKEKNEKSRVGAPTTNTMHDKGLSTNIDWRNKDAYGNSLGSRQREKMQRLRKWNERFRTRDSKERNLKQALGEIDRMASALGLPNNVREMASVIYRRALNEDLLPGRSIEGVSTACVYAAARQAGVPRSLDEITDVSRVEKSEVARTYRYVVRELKLEVRPADPESYVPRFASGLDLSDEAEHRARELLKNAKEQGVHSGKSPVGLAAAAVYAAALLTNEKTTQAEVSDVADISEVTIRNRYHELLEAEEGTVAL
- a CDS encoding cobalamin-binding protein, with the protein product MTADRIVSLAPSASETLRELDATERVVGVTHHCPVDAPVVGGWLNPDFEAIEAHDPTLVLTADPLQVDVRDELQKRGHRVVHVEPRTLGDVIESFATLGHAIGRPQEGANLARRARSRIEHVRRLVADCPRPVVYCEEWSDPPTAAGNWVPDAVRAAGGRYPFLSPGERSSEVERFLLEESQPEHVFLHVCGHGERSDPEIVLNRDWSIPAINRGAVHVLDDSLLNQPSPRLIEGIETMAATLHPSAMK